acaagcccaaattcgagatacaagcgccaaggaggtgtgtcctgaagccaaacgctaacttccgcgttcggcttcaggagacagctgcgaagcggcgcgcgtgttttaaaaggttgcagccggcctggggggctcggggggggtgcttgcagctttctttcttgctctttttctttctctcttttaccttcccttcctctatttcttcttttctttcttcttcccaccttcttccctccctccctcccttcactcattcctctcttactctcccctttcataagtttccttgcttccttcctctgttcctgtcccttccccctttctttctttctttctttctttctttcttgctctttttctttctctcttttaccttcccttcctctatttcttcttttctttctccttcccaccttcttccctccctccctcccttcactcattcctctcttactctcccctttcataagtttccttgcttccttcctctgttcctgtcccttccctctttccttccttccttcccaccctccatccattcattcacccattcctctcttgatcgcttaaagccggttcctggtgcaaaaagggttggggacctctgtcctacaggattgggtggcagagaagttgaacatatgtaaatttaaaagtttaagaaagtttacaagttaagtgaaagaaacttcattattcatttatatgtacatgtacatttcttcattaaaaacatgtctttctgcataatttagactaactttgtgagttttttgagggctggaaccaattaaaattatttacattaactcctatggggaaaagtcgttcgagataagagctgctcgacttaagagcccaggtccggaacgaattaaactcgtatctcgaggtaccactgtactatgtaaCTTAACCAGAAAGTAATAATCACATGTTCAATTTTTAATTCTCCAAATtaaagaatttaaacatgcatcaTTTTAGAAGACATCATTTAGAAGAATATTATGATTACAGCACCATAATGAATAACCAAAACCCATTAATCAAGTGGGTGACTTTAAGCTAATCAGTATCTTGCTACCTAATCTATTTTACGGGGTTACATTAATTTTTAGCTAGATTTCTATTTCTTCTCACTGTGAAGTGTTCTGCACACTGCAAAGGAGTAAGTTTTGAAGCATAAAAACACGAGAACCCTTTTAATATACAAAATATTACAAACTGAACATGAACCATTAGATTCTATTCGGCAGCCAAAATGGAGAGGTTCCTTAATACACCAAACCTCACTTTCCCATGTGAGAGGTCTCCATGTCAACTGATCCCAAACACTTCAATATTAAAACTGGTGTGTTAACCCAATACTTCTTTTTGAAACCCTTCTTTTAACCCTACTCTTATTACTGTGGCTAGTTCAGTATTCTTAGACTCTGGGCAGCAAAACTActgtatgcacaaaaatggaagggcattttgtgttctgtctgggtccccccagacgccaacaccaactaaaaagagtatccagacacactggtaaaaagcaaaggcagtttatatatttgaaagcaaacacaggtaacaaaaactgttcttacagacaggaacgttatgaagcttcacagaggtttcacgacggccaggcaataaaacaggattcttgctggcaaaaccaacactggaggtaataaaacccacgcctcccccaagtcttcagccttcgaagccacaagccaggatcagagaatcgaagcaaggtcacaggactcccaatagataactctccacaatacagtaagggcgggcctgcctgttcaaccctgctgaggagaaccacacccaaacccagctgttaccaattcagggatggaaataccttgctaattggccccttctttgggctgcccgtctctgcctcatatctatgatagcctgggcgtcttcatctaatgaatccaggctactcactggggagagcccccccccccgggagtctcaggctgctctccctcctcctcttcctcttctgcctggtcctccccctcctgttcatcgtcctccctctctgagcatggatccggcagagttccagccgttccctgaggagcctcaggctgaatcacaccACTTTGATTCCCACCATGGACAAATGAATACAAAAGTTGATGGGACtggcagagatggctaaattgacatgtttgattaaagaaaagactaTAAGTATTTTGTTGTTGTATGAAGACCACTTCTGGACTTGTACTGGAGGTGGGGGGAAATGAAAATTTGGGTTTGGGCTTTACTGATTAGATTGAtttattgttatagaaatggctagtttatattTTTTGGGAAAAGTAAAAAGCTGAGGTTCGATGTTAATGCTTTATTCTACTGCAACAGAGAGTTGGAAGTCAagatttctctcttttctccccctccctccaccttTTCTTCCCCACTGTGTCCCATTATTTGTTtccatatttttgtattttattctataatttaataaaaatgtttttcttaCATTTAAAATTAGAATGTAAGAGAAGGGTGATAGTAGGGTAAAAGTGTATACCAAAATTAAAAGATAATAGTAACAAATACTTTAAAAGGGGGGGAACATATTATAAGAGATGGAGTACTATAAGAATATAACAAGTTAGTAATATATTATCAGTCTGGTTAGCATAAAAGTTTAATAGATTAAAAATCACCCAAGGGAAGGATTAGAGGGAGATAGAGGAAGTATGTAGAGGGAGGTAGAGGCAgggtggagagaggaaggaaggaaggaaggaaggaaggaaggaaggaaggaaggaaggaaggaaggaaggagggtataGAAGGTAGatggaagagatggagagagtagGAGGGGAGTGAAAAAGAGAAATATGAATATAGACTGATAATTTCATCAATATGATCAAGATGTTGAAGTAAGTAGATTGACTAGAAAGACATAATATATGTTATGGAAATGTTTGTATGGTTATATGCAGTAATATATGTGTGAATATGGagttaacaaaaataaaaaaactttttcaaaaaaggaaagaagagtgggggaaactttttaaaatacaaagtgAGAAAAAGTTTTTAAAGTATTCTTGGGCTCTAGAACTTATCAGCacattcatgtttaatgaataattaGTACTCCAGAAACCATCATCAGACAGGGAAGCAACAGTATTAGCTGTGGGTCAATGTATTCAACTCATAGTTTGTGTCTCCTTGGAGAACTGCGCGATCTAAATCTTCAGCCTGAAATCAGTCATCTTGGTCATGGTGGTCTAAAAGTTATCAAGacgcaattggactttctggatttttcTTGAAGAACGGttcccttctcatccaggaagagCTGATGACGTTTCATGGatgctaataataatataacaacagaattggaagggaccttggaggtcttctagtccaaccccctgcttgggcaggagaccctagaccacttcagacaaatggttacctaacatcttcttaaaaacttcccagTGCTGGAgggaagttgttccactgattaattgttctcagtatcaggaaatttctccttagttctaagttgcttctctccttgtttagtttccacccattgcttcttgttctaccctcaggtgttttggagaataggttgactccctttgtagcaacctctgagatatgggaacactgctatcatgtctccccaagcCTTCTTTTcgtttaaactagacatacccagttcaccCAAccgttcatgttttagcctccagtcccctaatcatctttgtcactcttctctgcactcaacACCCTTTTTGCGTAGTGATGACCaatgatgagaagcgaaatgccttcaaagaaacCCCAGAAGTGCAgctacctcttgaaaaagcacctttgctttatttatttttatttatttttatttgtttgttttgtcaagtacctaatGGTGGAACACAAAgatacaataatatttatttacatgatattagtaaaatagaaactttaggacaggggacaggggATACTCTGGTGCAGCTATGCTTCCGAAGCgttctctaagccagtgtttcccaaccttggccacttgaagatatttggacttcaactcccagaattccccagccagcaaatggctggggaattctgggagttgaagtccagatatcttcaagtggccaaggttgggaaacactgctctaagcatcTCGGAATCCTGTGGTCCCACTCCCCCACGAGAGGCCCGCATTCCCAGAAGCCTTTGCGGCCTCCAACCCCCCTCTCCTCCCGTCCACGCGCCCAAGCGCAGCGACGGCAAACCGTCGTCGCTAGCCAACGGCTTCCATAGCGATCATTATACACGGGGGAGGCCGCGTCGCCGGCTGTCGCGCGGGTTGCCTCAAAAGTCTCGCGAGAGCCGCGGCCTTCCTGCCTTCGAGAGGCCATCTGGGGCGCCTTCCCGCCGGGGCTGGCATGGAGGGGGGCGACGGCTGCAGGGAGCACCTCTTCTCGTTAGAGCTACTGGTGGAGTCGGCGCGCGTGCAACCAAGGCTGCTACCGTCGCTGCTCCCGGACAGCGGGCCTTGCCTGCCGTCCGTGGCTCTCCGGTTGCTGGATTTCCCGACCCTCCTGGTTCATGCGCCGCGGGCCGCGTCCTGGCCGGTGGTGCCCTTCGGGCGGGGCAAGTCCTGTCTCTTCAGGCTGCGGGCGGACGCTCTGAAGGGCATCCTGAGGCGCTCTCCGCTCCACGCTCTGCTCCTGGCGCTGCCTCCCAACCAGGGCCCCGCCCGCCTCATCGGCTCGTCTAGTATATCGTTGGCGGCCGCCGCCGAGGAGCTGTTGCCCGGCTCCGGCCCGGCGACTGGAAGGGGCCACTTCCCGGTGCGCGACCTGCTGGGAGAGCCAGTGGGGGAGCTGGCGCTGAGCTACCGCCTCCACAGCCTGGGCTCCTCGGGCCTCGACCACTTGGAGCAAGGGGAGGCGGTGGACGATGAAGCCCTCGCTGGGGACTGTCGGCCGAGGAGAGCGGCGGGACGGAAGCTCCGCCTGGGCTTCATCTCAAAATTAGAGGAGGGCCGGGACCCTGCCCCAGGCGGTGGCAGCCAGGGGTCCTTGAGCAGCCCTGATACAGAGCTGGAGCCCTTGTCTGACAGCTCCAGCGAAGAAGAAATTGCAGGAGAGCTGGACAACAATGCCTTTTATCCCCCACCAATGTATTACAGCCATCCAACGGAAAGTTACTCTAAAGCAGGAACAAGAGTGATAATCATGGCCGCCCAAGATTCACTTCCCAAAGAAGGAACTTCTTTACCTTTTGTTAAGGAGGAGCCTTTAGTTAGTGCCGAGAAGGATCTGTCACCCTTACTCACCAATGTACCAACCCCAAGTACTTCCGAACAACAACTCAGGCAGACTTTAACTCAGTTGCCTCTACTGAACGCTTTACTGGTAGAACTCTCCTTGCTAAATAGCCAGCCCCTACCACCAGGACCCTCTACCGTGCATCCTCAGTTGGCATGGCTATATCAAAATGCGGAAGGTACAAAAATCTTGCCTTGTAATAAGAATCTGTGTGCCTGCTGGGATGATAAGAAGAACGCCCTACATCGCAAAGAAAGAGGAAGATCACGTAGCCCTAAGTTTAAAAGGAATCGCCCAGATCATTTAAAATGCATGTCTCCTATCTGTCCTGGCAGAAATTGTACAAAATCAGCACACACTGAAAGACCGTTGAGCCTTGAAAAAGTTAATCCTAAAGAACATTCTCCCACTAGAAGGAAATCCTCTTCTGGGCTGACAAATACATTAAAGCTTCGTGTTCAGCGATCTAGTCCGGGTATGTTGAAGGGTCATGAAAAGAGAGAACATCGTAGGAAAAAACCTGGCGACATGTCATTTGAAAAAAAAGGTAAAAGCTCTTTGactaaagaaaaaatattcaaGGGCTCCCTTGACTATCGTCCAAAGTCTTCTGAGCAATACGATGAAAAAAGCATCTCtgatcaaaatgctcaaattaatGAAAATGTGGAGACTTTAATACAAAGCAGTGTTGGCCGAAATAGCTCTGGGACCAAAAAGAAAATAAGCTCCCGTATTACCAAAAAAATTGGAGCCAATTATGTGAAGAATAAAGACAATGCCAAAGGGAAGTACTTGTATGGAAGTGTTGACTCTAATCATAAAGAAAAGAGCTTGGAAGTCCATCTGCCCAGAGTCTTTTTACAGGACACTGAAGCCTTTGACCACCCAGTAGATGCTGAGAGAGAAAAATGTCTGCAACGTGATTGTAACATTCcacatatatataaagataggcaCATCAACAACTTGGAAAAGAGTCATGCGCATCAGAATTCAGATAGTGTAATAGTTAATACTGAAAATGTAGCCTATTCAGAAGATTTTACCAGTGTTGACAGTTGTGATGCAAGCTTTGAAGCTCCAGAGCATAGTCCTGAACCTTTATCTATAAACTCAGATCTCAGTCAGTCAGGCATTGACTCCAACTCCAAAAATTCCAGAAGTCTTCCTGCTAAATGTATTTCACCTCTTCTTCCGAAGGTTTTAGCTATGTCTCCTGTTCAGACTCTTAAAAAGACACATGACTTAAAATCTAACAAAAACAAATTGGGCATTGGATTGAACGAATTTGATGATGATTGCCTTGCAAGAACTTTAAGAGACCTACTTGCAATT
This genomic window from Erythrolamprus reginae isolate rEryReg1 chromosome 1, rEryReg1.hap1, whole genome shotgun sequence contains:
- the MAP10 gene encoding microtubule-associated protein 10, which gives rise to MEGGDGCREHLFSLELLVESARVQPRLLPSLLPDSGPCLPSVALRLLDFPTLLVHAPRAASWPVVPFGRGKSCLFRLRADALKGILRRSPLHALLLALPPNQGPARLIGSSSISLAAAAEELLPGSGPATGRGHFPVRDLLGEPVGELALSYRLHSLGSSGLDHLEQGEAVDDEALAGDCRPRRAAGRKLRLGFISKLEEGRDPAPGGGSQGSLSSPDTELEPLSDSSSEEEIAGELDNNAFYPPPMYYSHPTESYSKAGTRVIIMAAQDSLPKEGTSLPFVKEEPLVSAEKDLSPLLTNVPTPSTSEQQLRQTLTQLPLLNALLVELSLLNSQPLPPGPSTVHPQLAWLYQNAEGTKILPCNKNLCACWDDKKNALHRKERGRSRSPKFKRNRPDHLKCMSPICPGRNCTKSAHTERPLSLEKVNPKEHSPTRRKSSSGLTNTLKLRVQRSSPGMLKGHEKREHRRKKPGDMSFEKKGKSSLTKEKIFKGSLDYRPKSSEQYDEKSISDQNAQINENVETLIQSSVGRNSSGTKKKISSRITKKIGANYVKNKDNAKGKYLYGSVDSNHKEKSLEVHLPRVFLQDTEAFDHPVDAEREKCLQRDCNIPHIYKDRHINNLEKSHAHQNSDSVIVNTENVAYSEDFTSVDSCDASFEAPEHSPEPLSINSDLSQSGIDSNSKNSRSLPAKCISPLLPKVLAMSPVQTLKKTHDLKSNKNKLGIGLNEFDDDCLARTLRDLLAIHEKEKVTQTFEDKQIQPDKKCNVVKNQSTLENSHSARTSQVSSYLPSNMSDIEFRGQGNEKEDSFRKMNNTNQCKHISELVINKLPGYTM